Genomic DNA from Segatella copri:
CCCCAGGAGACTTGTCAAATCTGTCCTGAGGATGAATGGCAGCCTTACCGAGAATGTTGCCAAGCAGAATGTCCATATTCTTCTTTGCCATAGTCTTTATTGATTACGTGAAATAATTTCTTCTGTCAATGCCTGATAATCCTTCGCTCCGTTCGACTGAGGGTCGTATTCAAAGATGCTCTGACCGCTGCCTGCCGATTCTGCCAGGGCGATGTTTTCTCGGATGCGAGTCTTCATGGTGATAGTCTCATAACGGGACTTCACAGCTTGCTCAACCACCTTGTTTAATTTGCGATGGTTGAATCTGGCGATGAAAACTCCTCCCAGTCTGAGGTTCGGCTTCACTCGCTGCAATGTAGAGACAAAGGAATCGAGCATTCTCATTCCTTTCAGAGGAAGCAGTTCGGGAGTCATCGGAACGATGATTTCATCAGCTGCAAGGAAAGCGTTTGTGGTGACGATTCCCAAAGATGGAGGACAGTCTATGAGAATGTAGTCATAGTTCTGCTTCACAGGTTCGAGCAGTCGGCTCAGCAGCTGTTCTCTTGCCAGGAGATTGGTCAAAGCAATCTCTGCGCTTGCCATTTCGAGGGAGGAAGGAACGAGGTCGAGGTTCTCCCTGATGTGCTTCACTGGCAGGGGTGCGCCATCAACCAGAGAGTCAAAGATACTTGCCTGCACTTCATCTTCATTCGGGATGAAATACAGGGTAAGATTTGCCTGACCGTCAAGGTCTATGAGCAGGACTTTCTTGCCCATACGTGCCATGCAAGCCCCGATGGAGGCTGTAGAGGTGGTCTTTGAAACGC
This window encodes:
- a CDS encoding ParA family protein, with protein sequence MSLKIITFANHKGGVSKTTSTASIGACMARMGKKVLLIDLDGQANLTLYFIPNEDEVQASIFDSLVDGAPLPVKHIRENLDLVPSSLEMASAEIALTNLLAREQLLSRLLEPVKQNYDYILIDCPPSLGIVTTNAFLAADEIIVPMTPELLPLKGMRMLDSFVSTLQRVKPNLRLGGVFIARFNHRKLNKVVEQAVKSRYETITMKTRIRENIALAESAGSGQSIFEYDPQSNGAKDYQALTEEIISRNQ